The Odocoileus virginianus isolate 20LAN1187 ecotype Illinois chromosome 2, Ovbor_1.2, whole genome shotgun sequence genomic interval AAACAGGGAAATGGCACCCTCAAAAAATAGTGTTTACTTGTTAACTTTTTTTATAAGCAATTATTCAATTTTAGACTTTCAGTggcatgattatttttaaaactgctgtccttcaggattaaaaaatattaagaatgcTTATTTACATGCTCTGACAGAttcaaagacagaagaaaaataatgggtGCATTCACCAAAAGGCACTTTGAAAAGAGTGTGAAATCTAATATCTAGCCCAGAGAATCCCTCATTTTGACACCGATGACTTTTCCCAACTCTATTTCTTCCACACTGTACTTTAAATGCAATATGAATCTTCAATCTTCAGGTTTCCAAACTTGAATTTAACCATTAATCTATTgaaatttttcaatataaaatattgaccCAAAAAACAAGCACAGAAGCACTTGCAAAGGATAGAAAGTTAAGACAAGAAATcttggtttgtttggtttttttctttcacactCCTTACAGATTTGATGAATGTATACAGACAGATGATGAGAGAAAGAGTTCTGGAAAAATATTATGATTTAGTGGCAACAGTATCATTTCTCATCTCTCTGGGACCGCAGTCCTCTTTTATCTATTTTCCGATGTcagtaaacaatttttaaaatatatcttccaGTTTTTCAGTTGTGTATGGCAGGAACGTCATTCCAGACCCTAGTAGAGTCAGAATATAACTTTGAATACAGACGCTCTGTGACCCACAAGGTGAAAATAGCAAGGTGAACCCTTTGGTCACCCCAGATTTCTGTCTGAAAGCATATTCTGGATCACAGTGCAGAGAAGGGGACTCCAAGCAGAGGATGGCTATCTTTCTGAGCTGAGGAGACAGAAGTTAGATCAGGGTCTAGAAGGTGCAGGAAAGAGGTTAGAGAGGAGTGTGttatgaaaaataattccagaaatcTAACTGAAGTCTCCTTGAGTCTTTGTAGAATACTGAATTGTGCTTACATAGGACtacaactggggcttcccaggtggtgctaatggtaaactatctgcctgccaaagcaggagacctaagagatgcaagtttgatccccggggtcaggaagatcccctggaggaggacatggtaatccacttctgtattcttgcctggagaatcccatggacagaggcgcctggcaggctgtggtccagagggtcgaaaagagttggatgtgactgagcatgaagGGCTACAAATGCATGCAGTCAGGAATGCGTGACTGAGGAGCTATAAGTTGAGTGATTTCCGAATGATTGATGCCCAAGGTGAGAAGCTAGTCAATCTCTGACCAGCCAGGAAGGAAAGTCCTCATTGATCACCCAGGACATTCAGGAGAGACTGGAGTGTTATACCCTAGCAGAAGAACTAGGGTTCTATTCATCATGAAAATGCCTTATACAATGCAGGCAAAGTAAAGACTTCAGTGACAAAATCAGATAATTTGCtttcagaaaatgaatgaaaggggGGTTATGTTCTGAATTTAAAATTCTGCTTTACTGCCTCTTTCAGATCATGggttaacttttttctttttacaaaaatatcTGAATGTGAAAAAAATGACTCATCACTTAAATAACAAGAGGTTTATCCCACTAGAAATCTTACAGTAGGAGtactgtaaatattttatcaaacaAAGAAATACAATGTGGAAACCATTAGCCCCTCTGCACAGCTATCACAGGGCATATATCCAACCCTTAAAGTGAGCAAGGCCACACTGAGACTGGTGGTGTGCTGTAGTTTCTGATCTCAGCTTCTCCAATCAGTGTCTTTATTAACAGTTTTATCTTTTGCCCAGAAACTAGAGAGCTAATAGGAAAATCAAACCCTGGCTACTTTTGAATTGATCAGTCCAAGCTGATCAATGGGATCGTCAGCTGCTTTCCTGGCACTTTCAATTTCAATCAACTAAGAAAGTAAGGTAAGGCTCAATGTTGCTGGACTTCAGGTGTCAGAGAAAATCAGAAGTCAGTTACTATGGTTGTACCTTTCATGGTCATTCTAATAATAGGTAATAGGGAGATACCAGAAGGCTGAAATTATATATATcaccattaaaaaattaataaccaGGAGAAAAGATCAATTCTACTtttatatttatggctgagtcacaTCAATATCTCTGTTGACTGAGAAATATCCATTTGTCCTGTTCTTAGAGCCTACCCTATTCAGGACAAAGAGTAAAGTAGAACTATCCATAAGATGAATCAGACTTTCAGACATCTGCAAACATACCTGAATCATTGGAGGAAGCAACAtgtaatttcttttcagatttctccaaagacttacaaagaaagggaaaatgtacTAACTTCAAATTCTTGAGAGGTCCTAATTTGCATGagggaaaaaatatgtatcttgGTGAGGTAGAATTTGAAACCAGTGGATGGAAATTATCTTGAATCAAATTTAGCTCAAAATAAGATGTTTCTAACCCAGAAGCTGCAACATAATGAGATGGATATACAATCATTGTGTTTGTTCATGCTCAAGTGGAATAACCTCTTTTAGGGGTAATCTTTAGAGGAAAGTTGGACTATATCACAGATCATTTGCAAGTGTTAGTCAGCCTTGAAGATCATATAATTTTCTATCTTTGAGAATTATGGGAATGATAAAAAAATATTGTTCTTGCCTAAATGATGGCACTTCCCATATTAACTCCCATATAAATTTATGTGACACCTTTAACTACATTGATTTAAGAGCATTTCATTTAGCAAATAAGAACACTGCTTCCCTATCATTTTCAGACTCTAATATGCATACATCAGAAACCAACATTTGAAATGTGCCTGGGTTCAGTTTCAAGAGAGTCCTTGAAATGCATGCATGGGATATCTTGGTTCATCAAATACATGTCTCGTAGGGGAAGGTGAACAGTAGATTCTCAAAGAGACTTTGGTGAGTGTTTTTTCTTCTTGTCTGTAAACTGAAAGATCTTGATTTCATTCTGATCTTGAAAATTCTTTGAATTCTTTAATTCCTCACAAACAGTCCCAATCTCATTTATTCTAGGAGACTTCTGAGAGAAAGACTGTTACAGGAGACACCTTTTTTGTGTGATGAATAATGAGGTATTGTTAGTAAGGTGGGTTGTACTCCTGGGAAGAATAGCACCAGAGAGAAGTTCAAGATGAAAAGCATTCTTTTCTTTAGAATAGTCCCTCTCTCAAATAAAAGGAGCACAATTAAGCATAATCATGAGTttaaaacatgtttctaaatgTTGCTCGAGTTTTCCAATATAAAGACATATTTATAAATCTGAGTATATAGGCTGGAAACTGTggtatggatttttaaaataatttataagtagGTTTCATCATATTGCTAATGAGAAAGAAGACTTGAAGATTTGTGTAAGGTGTAACAGCTACAAAGAGCATCGCCAGAACCAGGCTTCATCTGTCACTCTCTAGTCCACTGTATGTCCCTTACTGTTCTGGGTAAAATCCCCATGTGGGCAATTACTTTAGGGAGGTTTCGGGTTTCTGTGTTAATTTAGCTCATCTGAATCAGTTCATGCTCTCCTTTGGGAAGAATTTCAGTATTTCTCTAAGCTTGGAAACTTTTATAAGGGTAAGAAACTCATGAAGTAATGAATTTTAAGACTCATTTCACACTAAAAATGATTTCTGACCCCATCTAGCATTCCAGTCATATTTCTTAATGTGCCCTGAGAGATGACCAGCATATCAGTTAATGGATATTTGTTTCATAGGGAAGTTTGGTAGCAGCCAAGAAAATTGAGTCCAATTGAAAGCCCTTTTATTCGTTATTCATAAATTCAAATGGTATCTTTTATGGTTGGCAGCACATGAAACTCATTCAGgtctcctttttaaatttctgggttttattttcatttcccaaaAGAAGTCAGTAAGTTTGAAGTTAGCAGATGGACAATAGCTTAGCTAATGACTACCTGATCTGAGAACTAAAACCTTCCTCCCACCATAAGAAATTATTTCGCTTGAAATTGGAATGGATTTAACTGTTGCAGACCCTGAGAGATAAGCTGGAGATTTCCAcacatttccccccaaacttCCAGCAAAGAGTGGACCATATGTGATGACTCAATCCGCCCGCGCgcgcggcggggcggggcagggcgcgAGCGCGCGGCGGGCGCTGGGCGGGTCGGCGGAGCGGTCGGTCGGTCTCAGTTCTTCTGCGAGTCGGCGATTGACGAAACTTTACTAAAGATGTCTAAGCAACAACCAACTCAGTTTATAAATCCAGAAACTCCTGGATATGTTGGATTTGCAAATCTTCCCAATCAGGTTCACCGAAAATCAGTGAAAAAAGGTTTTGAATTCACGCTGATGGTGGTCGGTGAATCGGGGCTGGGAAAATCGACACTCATCAACAGCCTCTTCCTGACCGACCTCTACCCAGAAAGAGTCATCCCTGGAGCCGCAGAGAAAATTGAAAGAACTGTCCAGATTGAGGCTTCCACTGTTGAAATTGAAGAGCGCGGGGTGAAGCTGCGTCTGACCGTGGTGGACACCCCGGGCTACGGGGATGCCATCAACTGCAGGGACTGCTTTAAAACAATCATCTCCTACATCGATGAGCAGTTTGAGCGGTACCTGCATGACGAGAGCGGTCTGAACAGACGGCACATCATCGACAACAGGGTGCACTGTTGCTTCTACTTCATCTCCCCCTTCGGACACGGACTGAAGCCATTGGATGTTGCGTTCATGAAGGCGATCCACAACAAGGTGAATATTGTGCCTGTCATTGCGAAAGCCGACACACTCACCCTGAAGGAGCGGGAGCGCCTGAAGAAAAGGATTCTGGATGAAATTGAGGAACATAGCATCAAAATCTATCACTTACCTGATGCAGAGTCGGATGAAGATGAAGATTTTAAAGAGCAGACTAGACTTCTCAAGGCTAGCATCCCTTTCTCTGTGGTTGGATCCAATCAGCTGATTGAAGCCAAAGGCAAGAAGGTCAGAGGCCGCCTCTACCCTTGGGGTGTCGTGGAGGTGGAGAACCCGGAGCACAACGACTTTCTGAAACTGAGGACGATGCTCATCACTCACATGCAGGATCTCCAGGAGGTGACTCAGGACCTGCACTACGAGAACTTCCGGTCTGAGAGGCTCAAGAGAGGCGGCAGGAAAGTAGAAAATGAGGACATGAATAAAGACCAGATATTGCTGGAGAAGGAAGCTGAGCTCCGCCGCATGCAGGAGATGATCGCGCGGATGCAGGCGCAGATGCAGCTGCAGCTGCAGGGTGGTGACGGTGACAGCGGGGTCCACGGGCACCACGTGTGAGGAATCCCTTTGCAAGATAAATATTCTGATGAGTAACACAGCTGCATGTTTTCAAGACTGTTGGAGGGGTGCCTGTCCACATTTCACAGTACCTGTgcctgagaattttttaaaaactttcaatgTGTTATTTTGTATGAAGTACGTTAACGTTTGCATTCATCGTTAtgttatactttatattttgtgAGGTGAACTgtccattttccttcttcttgcaTTTTAAGTAACCACTGACGCTAGAACTGATTCCCAGGGACCAGTCAGCACGTATAGTCAATAGTGGAATTTGATTTGACTGGCCTAACCAACTAATCGTGATTTACTTCTAGAACATTCAGATTCCCGAGAATGTTCCTGAGCAGTAGAGACATGAACACAGAAAGATGAGCTGCCGGGGTACGAGGCCATTTCTCGCCATGGCACCTGCTTCCCTGCCTTGCTTTTGTTTGACCACAACATCCAAAACCAGTTTTGCTGCTATAACTCCATACTGTTAATTCATCTGCACATTATCTGTTTACCAAATGAAAAAATACCTAATTAGATACATGTTTATACTTCAATAGGTTTTTTATAAACAGGCTGTTAGGGGTGAGTTTTTTAACAAGTCTTTGAATTCTGAGGTCATTTTTTAAACCACTATGCAGAGAACTCACCACAAACCATGTTCTATAGAGTTTGCCACGAAAACCCATGAGCTGCAGTTTCCATGTCACAGCTAAGATTCTCACCTATGTGGTGAGAGTCAGTAAACTATTTGTAGTCAACTAGATTTATAGCataactttttaaggaaaattaacaGTTGATCTGTGCAGAAGCCTGCCTTTTTAGACTGCACTTGGCATGTTTTCTGTGACTGCGGTGTGGAAGATGCGCCTCGGCGGGGGCATCATGGTTCCCAGTGCGGTTCTCCTGGTTTGGCTTCACTTGGACTGATCCCGTTCTGAATGGTTTTCAGGCAGATAGCAGCGTGTGGCCTGTCCCATCCATTTTTAGCCGCCGTGGTTTCCTTCCTTACATGTTATACAGACTTGACCACAGGGGGCTTGAGAGTGACGGCTCTTGCAGACTTGCTCCGTGGGCTGGCTGATGGTCAGCACCGTGCTGCCTGGTTTCCTGTGCCCGCGGTTGATCGGTCATCAGAAGTGACACatggaaggagcctggagggagtGGGTGCTGGCTCAGCATTCTCATTCCACGAGAGCACGAGGGGCTGACGTGGAGAAGCACTGAGCTCCAGGGCTGAGGACAcccagaagggaaagggaggtGGTGACAGTTGGCCAGGGGCACTGCAGAAGACCATCTGGTGTTCTCCCGACTGCCCTTTCACTGTTGCCTAATTGCGAGTGGTCAAGAGCTGTAGGTTCAGGTGCATTGTACAGTTTTTACCAAGAAGTGTTCCATGACCTTAGGGGTACTTCCATGCAAGGCCAGTTATTTGGGTTATTTTGGCATTTATTAACTATGCTagtaaaagctgttttttaaaagggGGCAGGGTGGCAGTAAGTGGTAGACGTAATAAGCCCAGTATAGTCTGCATAGTGCCAGCTGCCACCTCATGGATGCGTGGGTGTCGGTGGACCTACACTTTCAAATTCCCTTTTGTTTTGCTGCCCCAATCTAAATACTTTTGCTAATAGATAATTGCTCTTTAGTTACTAAGAGAGAAAACTTTacctataaaaatgtattttgaaaacttATAAGAGTGGACCATAGCCTGAAAGTTGTGACACTTAAAGATAACTGGAGGGAAAGGGAACGTTCTGATCAGATGACAGTTTCATACTGGTGAACATGACAGGGGTCACATCCACTACTGTCATTAATACTAAGTAGCTAActctttcaggcttcccaggtgtaaagaacccacttgccaatgcaggagacacaggagacttgggttcgatccctgggttgggaagatcccttggagtaggaaatgcaaacccacttcagtattcttgcgtggaaaattccatggtcagggaagcctggagagctacagtccaggggggttgcagagagctggacatcaCGGAGCCCATACTCAGCTAACTCTTTCAGAAGCAGCACTCTCCGTGGACATATACTTACCACTGACTTCTCTCATGCCTTTCTAAAGAATTTCAAACACTCAAATTTCTGAAAACCTCTAGAACAAGAAGCATTTGGAAATAGGACTTTCCTAAGTAGACTGGTACTGAAATGACCTACTAGCATCCTTGACCTCAAATCCTTAGAAGTTGAAACGAATCGGTTTCCACTTCAGCCTGACCTGCATTCTGGGATCAATACTGGAGGCAAGCAGGGAAGGGATACAGAGTCAAGAAAGTGCAATGGTATTTGCTCTGAAGTGCAACAGAAATAGCTCATTTGTTCAACTTTTTCAACCATCTTCTTTACTCTGCTCCAAATCAATGCATGCAAAGGCTAGACTCTGCCTTGACCTTCACATTCCTTCAAGATTAAAATTCAGTCCTGAACTCAAATTCCTCCCAAAACCTTTCCCTGACTTATCTACCAACTCTTTGTATCCAAAGATGATGTTTTCTCTTCCTAAAAAACACAACTTTATGACTACATTGCCTATATCTATAACCATCCAATACTACTTCTGCAAAGTCttaattagtgattttttttttactttgtccaGCATCCTACCTCTCTTTTCCTCACTATGGCCATCACGTAATTTGAAATAAAACTCCAATGTATGTCCCTACATGCCTGAATCTAGACAAAAGAAGATAGCCTCCGAGATATGGCTCTCTTTCTCTTCCGAAGTTCCTCAAATATCCACAAAGATTCAAGTGAAAATTCTGAATTTTAGGTGAGAATTTAAAGGAGGAACATTAGGAAATAACACCTGCATTTAGAGATTCCAGTGCCTGTTATCTCAACCAAGTGGTCCTTCACAGTGAACCAGAAACATGGTTAGgagctgagtgactgagtgggAAAAGTCCCACCTTTTACCAGGTAACTCATGTATTGCCATGAATTATTTCTTCTATCAAGTATTAGATGAAATAGGCATGCAGCATAACATTTCCATTCATGACCCCCTTTTTtgatattatctttattattgatATAAAGATACATGAGTTGGGCTttagattaaaatgaaaagtgaaataggATTTTATcctatattatttttacttttttaaatttatttttagttgaagtatatttgctttataatgttgttttagtttctcctgtacaacaatgtgaatcagctttgatggtggtttagttgcaaagtcatgtccgactcttgagatcccatggactataacccatgagggtcctctgtccatgggatttcccagtcaagaatact includes:
- the LOC139029935 gene encoding septin-2; its protein translation is MSKQQPTQFINPETPGYVGFANLPNQVHRKSVKKGFEFTLMVVGESGLGKSTLINSLFLTDLYPERVIPGAAEKIERTVQIEASTVEIEERGVKLRLTVVDTPGYGDAINCRDCFKTIISYIDEQFERYLHDESGLNRRHIIDNRVHCCFYFISPFGHGLKPLDVAFMKAIHNKVNIVPVIAKADTLTLKERERLKKRILDEIEEHSIKIYHLPDAESDEDEDFKEQTRLLKASIPFSVVGSNQLIEAKGKKVRGRLYPWGVVEVENPEHNDFLKLRTMLITHMQDLQEVTQDLHYENFRSERLKRGGRKVENEDMNKDQILLEKEAELRRMQEMIARMQAQMQLQLQGGDGDSGVHGHHV